From the genome of Eucalyptus grandis isolate ANBG69807.140 chromosome 2, ASM1654582v1, whole genome shotgun sequence, one region includes:
- the LOC104449307 gene encoding kinesin-like protein KIN-4A isoform X1, whose product MEAGGGGGGGGGGGEDCCVKVAVHIRPLIGDEKLQGCKDCVTVVPGKPQVQIGTHSFTFDHVYGSTSTPSSSMFEECVAPLVEGLFQGYNATVLAYGQTGSGKTYTMGTGFKEGGQTGLIPQVMNSLFSKMEALKQQREFQLHVSFIEILKEEVRDLLDLTSLSKSENGNGHTGKVSVPGKPPIQIRESSNGVITLAGSTEASVSSLKEMVACLEQGSLSRATGSTNMNNQSSRSHAIFTITLEQMRRLNPLFPGESSPESLNEEYLCAKLHLVDLAGSERAKRTGSDGLRFKEGVHINRGLLALGNVISALGDEKKRKEGVHVPYRDSKLTRLLQDSLGGNSRTVMIACISPADINAEETLNTLKYANRARNIQNKPVVNRDPMSSEMLKMRQQLEYLQAELCARGGPSSNEVQALKERIAWLEATNEDLCRELHEFRSRCSVVERCETDSQDDTCSVKSDGLKRGLQSMESCDFQMGETMSTGDSRDIDEVAKEWEHTLLQNSLDQELHELNKRLEEKESEMKLFGGLDTVALKQHFGKKVMELEDEKRTVQQERDRLLAEVENLAANSDGQTQKMQDIHAQKLKTLEAQISDLKKKQENQVQLLKQKQKSDEAAKRLQDEIQSIKAQKVQLQHRMKQEAEQFRQWKASREKELLQLRKEGRRNEYERHKLQALNQRQKMVLQRKTEEAAMATKRLKELLEARKSSARDSSVMGNGNGINGQTNEKSLQRWLDHELEVMVNVHEVRFEYEKQSQVRAALAEELSLLKQVDEFASKGLSPPRGKNGFARASSMSPNARMARISSLEGMLSISSNSLVAMASQLSEAEERERGFTNRGRWNQLRSMGDAKNLLQYMFSSLADTRCQLWDREMEINEMKDQLKELVAILRQSELRRKEVEKELKSREQAVALATSASANSPNSLKDFSDEASGPLSPISLPAQKQLKYTPGIVNGSIRESVAFIDQTRKMVPMGQMSMRKLAVVGQAGKLWRWKRSHHQWLLQFKWKWQKPWKLSEWIRHSDETIMRTRPRPQALQDMM is encoded by the exons ATGGAagctggcggcggcggcggcgggggaggaggTGGTGGGGAGGATTGCTGCGTGAAAGTGGCGGTCCACATCAGGCCTCTCATCGGCGATGAGAAGCTCCAGGGTTGCAAGGATTGCGTCACGGTCGTCCCCGGGAAGCCTCAG GTACAAATTGGTACGCATTCCTTCACGTTTGATCATGTGTATGGGAGCACTAGCactccttcatcttcaatgTTTGAAGAATGTGTTGCGCCTCTTGTCGAGGGCCTATTCCAAGGATATAATGCAACTGTTCTGGCTTATGGCCAG ACTGGTTCTGGGAAAACTTACACAATGGGTACTGGTTTCAAAGAAGGTGGCCAGACAGGTCTGATTCCCCAGGTTATGAACTCTTTATTCAGCAAGATGGAAGCTCTGAAACAACAAAGAGAGTTCCAACTGCACGTTTCCTTCATCGAG attttgaaagaagaagttCGAGATTTGCTGGATCTGACTTCTTTGAGCAAATCAGAGAATGGAAATGGCCACACTGGGAAAGTGTCTGTTCCAGGAAAACCTCCCATTCAGATTCGTGAATCATCAAATGGTGTTATAACATTGGCAGGATCTACAGAAGCTAGTGTTAGTTCTCTAAAAGAGATGGTTGCCTGCCTTGAACAAGGTTCACTGAGCCGGGCTACTGGAAGTACAAACATGAATAATCAGTCCAG CCGTTCGCATGCCATCTTCACCATCACATTAGAGCAGATGCGTAGGCTCAATCCTCTTTTTCCTGGCGAAAGCAGTCCTGAGAGTTTAAATGAAGAATACCTGTGTGCGAAATTGCATCTAGTTGACCTTGCTGGATCAGAGCGAGCTAAGAGAACAGGTTCTGATGGTTTGCGATTCAAAGAAG GAGTGCACATCAACAGGGGCCTTCTTGCACTTGGTAACGTGATCAGTGCTCTTGGTGATGAGAAGAAGCGGAAAGAAGGTGTTCATGTGCCTTACAGGGACAGTAAACTGACTAGGCTTTTACAG GATTCACTTGGCGGCAATAGTAGAACAGTGATGATAG ccTGCATTAGTCCTGCTGATATTAATGCCGAAGAAACGCTTAACACTTTGAAGTATGCAAATCGTGCTCGGAATATTCAAAACAAGCCAGTT GTTAATAGAGATCCCATGTCAAGTGAGATGCTAAAGATGCGCCAACAACTAGAGTATTTGCAAGCAGAACTTTGTGCCCGTGGTGGGCCTTCATCAAATGAAGTGCAG GCTCTCAAGGAGAGAATTGCTTGGCTTGAAGCAACTAATGAGGATCTTTGTCGAGAACTACATGAATTCCGAAGCAGATGCTCAGTTGTGGAGCGCTGTGAAACGGATTCCCAG GACGATACCTGCTCTGTGAAAAGTGATGGGCTTAAAAGAGGATTGCAAAGCATGGAGTCGTGTGATTTCCAAATGGGTGAAACCATGAGCA CAGGTGATTCCAGAGATATAGATGAAGTTGCGAAAGAGTGGGAACACACTCTTCTGCAAAACTCCTTGGACCAAGAGCTGCATGAGTTGAATAAACGCTTAGAGGAGAAGGAG TCAGAGATGAAACTTTTTGGAGGCTTGGATACTGTAGCACTCAAGCAACACTTTGGCAAGAAAGTCATGGAGTTGGAGGATGAAAAAAGAACGGTGCAG CAAGAGAGAGATCGCTTGTTGGCTGAAGTTGAGAACCTTGCTGCTAATTCTGATGGACAAACCCAAAAGATGCAGGATATCCATGCTCAGAAACTGAAGACGCTTGAAGCTCAG ATTTCTGATCtcaagaagaaacaagagaatcAGGTTCAGCttttaaagcaaaaacaaaaaagtgatgAAGCAGCAAAGAGATTGCAGGATGAAATTCAATCTATAAAGGCACAAAAG GTTCAACTCCAACATAGGATGAAACAAGAAGCTGAACAATTTCGACAGTGGAAGGCCTCTCGGGAGAAGGAACTTCTGCAG TTGcggaaggaggggaggaggaatGAATATGAAAGGCATAAATTGCAAGCTCTAAATCAACGTCAGAAAATG GTTCTTCAAAGAAAGACAGAAGAGGCCGCAATGGCCACCAAGAGGCTAAAAGAGTTACTAGAAGCTCGCAAATCTTCTGCTCGTGACAGCTCAG TTATGGGCAATGGCAACGGAATAAATGGGCAG ACCAATGAGAAGTCCTTACAACGCTGGCTTGACCATGAGCTTGAAGTAATGGTGAATGTCCATGAAGTACGATTTGAATATGAGAAGCAAAGTCAAGT GCGAGCTGCACTGGCAGAAGAGTTATCTCTCCTGAAGCAAGTGGATGAATTTGCTTCAAAGGGGCTTAGTCCTCCAAGAGGAAAGAATGGCTTTGCAAG AGCTTCCTCCATGTCACCAAATGCAAGAATGGCCAGAATATCTTCCCTTGAGGGTATGCTAAGCATATCATCCAACTCGCTCGTAGCCATGGCTTCACAGCTTTCAGAGGCAGAAGAGCGGGAACGTGGCTTCACTAATCGTGGCCGTTGGAACCAGTTGCGTTCAATGGGAGATGCAAAGAACTTGCTTCAATATATGTTCAGCTCTCTTGCCGATACAAG GTGCCAATTGTGGGATAGGGAGATGGAGATCAACGAAATGAAAGACCAACTAAAAGAACTCGTAGCTATACTGCGGCAGAGTGAGTTACGaagaaaagaagttgaaaaggaATTAAAATCGAGAGAGCAAGCTGTTGCATTGGCTACATCAGCTTCA GCAAACTCTCCTAATTCACTGAAAGACTTCTCCGATGAGGCGAGTGGTCCTCTATCTCCGATCTCTCTACCTGCACAGAAGCAGCTCAAATATACCCCAGGGATTGTGAATGGCTCAATACGGGAATCAGTGGCATTTATAGATCAGACACGAAAG ATGGTTCCAATGGGGCAAATGTCAATGAGAAAATTGGCGGTTGTTGGACAAGCTGGGAAGTTATGGAGATGGAAGAGGAGTCATCACCAGTGGCTCTTGCAATTCAAGTGGAAGTGGCAGAAGCCATGGAAACTTTCTGAATGGATTAGGCACAGTGATGAAACTATCATGAGAACAAGACCTCGCCCACAAGCTCTACAAGATATGATGTGA
- the LOC104449307 gene encoding kinesin-like protein KIN-4A isoform X2, with product MEAGGGGGGGGGGGEDCCVKVAVHIRPLIGDEKLQGCKDCVTVVPGKPQVQIGTHSFTFDHVYGSTSTPSSSMFEECVAPLVEGLFQGYNATVLAYGQTGSGKTYTMGTGFKEGGQTGLIPQVMNSLFSKMEALKQQREFQLHVSFIEILKEEVRDLLDLTSLSKSENGNGHTGKVSVPGKPPIQIRESSNGVITLAGSTEASVSSLKEMVACLEQGSLSRATGSTNMNNQSSRSHAIFTITLEQMRRLNPLFPGESSPESLNEEYLCAKLHLVDLAGSERAKRTGSDGLRFKEGVHINRGLLALGNVISALGDEKKRKEGVHVPYRDSKLTRLLQDSLGGNSRTVMIACISPADINAEETLNTLKYANRARNIQNKPVVNRDPMSSEMLKMRQQLEYLQAELCARGGPSSNEVQALKERIAWLEATNEDLCRELHEFRSRCSVVERCETDSQDDTCSVKSDGLKRGLQSMESCDFQMGETMSSDSRDIDEVAKEWEHTLLQNSLDQELHELNKRLEEKESEMKLFGGLDTVALKQHFGKKVMELEDEKRTVQQERDRLLAEVENLAANSDGQTQKMQDIHAQKLKTLEAQISDLKKKQENQVQLLKQKQKSDEAAKRLQDEIQSIKAQKVQLQHRMKQEAEQFRQWKASREKELLQLRKEGRRNEYERHKLQALNQRQKMVLQRKTEEAAMATKRLKELLEARKSSARDSSVMGNGNGINGQTNEKSLQRWLDHELEVMVNVHEVRFEYEKQSQVRAALAEELSLLKQVDEFASKGLSPPRGKNGFARASSMSPNARMARISSLEGMLSISSNSLVAMASQLSEAEERERGFTNRGRWNQLRSMGDAKNLLQYMFSSLADTRCQLWDREMEINEMKDQLKELVAILRQSELRRKEVEKELKSREQAVALATSASANSPNSLKDFSDEASGPLSPISLPAQKQLKYTPGIVNGSIRESVAFIDQTRKMVPMGQMSMRKLAVVGQAGKLWRWKRSHHQWLLQFKWKWQKPWKLSEWIRHSDETIMRTRPRPQALQDMM from the exons ATGGAagctggcggcggcggcggcgggggaggaggTGGTGGGGAGGATTGCTGCGTGAAAGTGGCGGTCCACATCAGGCCTCTCATCGGCGATGAGAAGCTCCAGGGTTGCAAGGATTGCGTCACGGTCGTCCCCGGGAAGCCTCAG GTACAAATTGGTACGCATTCCTTCACGTTTGATCATGTGTATGGGAGCACTAGCactccttcatcttcaatgTTTGAAGAATGTGTTGCGCCTCTTGTCGAGGGCCTATTCCAAGGATATAATGCAACTGTTCTGGCTTATGGCCAG ACTGGTTCTGGGAAAACTTACACAATGGGTACTGGTTTCAAAGAAGGTGGCCAGACAGGTCTGATTCCCCAGGTTATGAACTCTTTATTCAGCAAGATGGAAGCTCTGAAACAACAAAGAGAGTTCCAACTGCACGTTTCCTTCATCGAG attttgaaagaagaagttCGAGATTTGCTGGATCTGACTTCTTTGAGCAAATCAGAGAATGGAAATGGCCACACTGGGAAAGTGTCTGTTCCAGGAAAACCTCCCATTCAGATTCGTGAATCATCAAATGGTGTTATAACATTGGCAGGATCTACAGAAGCTAGTGTTAGTTCTCTAAAAGAGATGGTTGCCTGCCTTGAACAAGGTTCACTGAGCCGGGCTACTGGAAGTACAAACATGAATAATCAGTCCAG CCGTTCGCATGCCATCTTCACCATCACATTAGAGCAGATGCGTAGGCTCAATCCTCTTTTTCCTGGCGAAAGCAGTCCTGAGAGTTTAAATGAAGAATACCTGTGTGCGAAATTGCATCTAGTTGACCTTGCTGGATCAGAGCGAGCTAAGAGAACAGGTTCTGATGGTTTGCGATTCAAAGAAG GAGTGCACATCAACAGGGGCCTTCTTGCACTTGGTAACGTGATCAGTGCTCTTGGTGATGAGAAGAAGCGGAAAGAAGGTGTTCATGTGCCTTACAGGGACAGTAAACTGACTAGGCTTTTACAG GATTCACTTGGCGGCAATAGTAGAACAGTGATGATAG ccTGCATTAGTCCTGCTGATATTAATGCCGAAGAAACGCTTAACACTTTGAAGTATGCAAATCGTGCTCGGAATATTCAAAACAAGCCAGTT GTTAATAGAGATCCCATGTCAAGTGAGATGCTAAAGATGCGCCAACAACTAGAGTATTTGCAAGCAGAACTTTGTGCCCGTGGTGGGCCTTCATCAAATGAAGTGCAG GCTCTCAAGGAGAGAATTGCTTGGCTTGAAGCAACTAATGAGGATCTTTGTCGAGAACTACATGAATTCCGAAGCAGATGCTCAGTTGTGGAGCGCTGTGAAACGGATTCCCAG GACGATACCTGCTCTGTGAAAAGTGATGGGCTTAAAAGAGGATTGCAAAGCATGGAGTCGTGTGATTTCCAAATGGGTGAAACCATGAGCA GTGATTCCAGAGATATAGATGAAGTTGCGAAAGAGTGGGAACACACTCTTCTGCAAAACTCCTTGGACCAAGAGCTGCATGAGTTGAATAAACGCTTAGAGGAGAAGGAG TCAGAGATGAAACTTTTTGGAGGCTTGGATACTGTAGCACTCAAGCAACACTTTGGCAAGAAAGTCATGGAGTTGGAGGATGAAAAAAGAACGGTGCAG CAAGAGAGAGATCGCTTGTTGGCTGAAGTTGAGAACCTTGCTGCTAATTCTGATGGACAAACCCAAAAGATGCAGGATATCCATGCTCAGAAACTGAAGACGCTTGAAGCTCAG ATTTCTGATCtcaagaagaaacaagagaatcAGGTTCAGCttttaaagcaaaaacaaaaaagtgatgAAGCAGCAAAGAGATTGCAGGATGAAATTCAATCTATAAAGGCACAAAAG GTTCAACTCCAACATAGGATGAAACAAGAAGCTGAACAATTTCGACAGTGGAAGGCCTCTCGGGAGAAGGAACTTCTGCAG TTGcggaaggaggggaggaggaatGAATATGAAAGGCATAAATTGCAAGCTCTAAATCAACGTCAGAAAATG GTTCTTCAAAGAAAGACAGAAGAGGCCGCAATGGCCACCAAGAGGCTAAAAGAGTTACTAGAAGCTCGCAAATCTTCTGCTCGTGACAGCTCAG TTATGGGCAATGGCAACGGAATAAATGGGCAG ACCAATGAGAAGTCCTTACAACGCTGGCTTGACCATGAGCTTGAAGTAATGGTGAATGTCCATGAAGTACGATTTGAATATGAGAAGCAAAGTCAAGT GCGAGCTGCACTGGCAGAAGAGTTATCTCTCCTGAAGCAAGTGGATGAATTTGCTTCAAAGGGGCTTAGTCCTCCAAGAGGAAAGAATGGCTTTGCAAG AGCTTCCTCCATGTCACCAAATGCAAGAATGGCCAGAATATCTTCCCTTGAGGGTATGCTAAGCATATCATCCAACTCGCTCGTAGCCATGGCTTCACAGCTTTCAGAGGCAGAAGAGCGGGAACGTGGCTTCACTAATCGTGGCCGTTGGAACCAGTTGCGTTCAATGGGAGATGCAAAGAACTTGCTTCAATATATGTTCAGCTCTCTTGCCGATACAAG GTGCCAATTGTGGGATAGGGAGATGGAGATCAACGAAATGAAAGACCAACTAAAAGAACTCGTAGCTATACTGCGGCAGAGTGAGTTACGaagaaaagaagttgaaaaggaATTAAAATCGAGAGAGCAAGCTGTTGCATTGGCTACATCAGCTTCA GCAAACTCTCCTAATTCACTGAAAGACTTCTCCGATGAGGCGAGTGGTCCTCTATCTCCGATCTCTCTACCTGCACAGAAGCAGCTCAAATATACCCCAGGGATTGTGAATGGCTCAATACGGGAATCAGTGGCATTTATAGATCAGACACGAAAG ATGGTTCCAATGGGGCAAATGTCAATGAGAAAATTGGCGGTTGTTGGACAAGCTGGGAAGTTATGGAGATGGAAGAGGAGTCATCACCAGTGGCTCTTGCAATTCAAGTGGAAGTGGCAGAAGCCATGGAAACTTTCTGAATGGATTAGGCACAGTGATGAAACTATCATGAGAACAAGACCTCGCCCACAAGCTCTACAAGATATGATGTGA
- the LOC104449305 gene encoding uncharacterized protein LOC104449305, translating to MAGDPMEGDREMRESEGETQGRDVGWELLSMARHLIDQGKPSQALQAVVMATRANGGDQAVLEFLQRARELYRSKLQSTSAVEQLASLFAECAIAEAQPLGANPRSATASGPSIEPDAHGNSILAETGRNQIVLDAFADGSSFICLQCGGLVSNQRRDEHYAYWCG from the exons ATGGCAGGAGATCCAATGGAGGGAGACAGGGAGATGAGGGAGAGCGAGGGCGAGACGCAAGGGAGAGATGTGGGGTGGGAGCTGCTGTCCATGGCCCGCCATCTCATTGACCAGGGCAAGCCCTCTCAGGCCCTCCAAGCG GTAGTGATGGCAACAAGGGCTAATGGAGGGGACCAGGCTGTGTTGGAATTCTTGCAGCGTGCCCGTGAGCTATACAGAAGCAAACTCCAATCAACTTCTGCAGTTGAACAGTTGGCTTCATTGTTTGCCGAGTGTGCGATTGCTGAAGCACAACCTTTAGGGGCCAACCCCCGATCAGCTACTGCAAGTGGCCCATCAATCGAGCCAGATGCTCATGGAAATTCCATACTGGCAGAAACTGGAAGGAATCAGATTGTACTGGATGCATTTGCCGACGGGAGCAGTTTCATCTGCTTGCAATGCGGTGGTCTTGTTAGTAACCAGCGTAGAGATGAGCACTATGCCTATTGGTGTGGTTGA